The following proteins come from a genomic window of Leguminivora glycinivorella isolate SPB_JAAS2020 chromosome 6, LegGlyc_1.1, whole genome shotgun sequence:
- the LOC125227421 gene encoding PHD finger protein Alfin1-like: MSHADFAPSFVTDRPEPSIDVVAAPGPSGLQQSANETVLDTTPDAFQESSNQDAQTSGTEFTARNDDPQPGTSKDPPFTPEIIRPLPKAPPRTMARNKRRVRKSAILTDTPEKNAIAEEQANKKQRIEKVTTSKKGKGKGKQTKAKTKAGKNTAKRRVLQEENEEDDDECYCLICCDSYSNSQPGEQWIQCSICKKWSHSKCVHDENCVTYTCPNCFSDYSDSD, encoded by the exons ATGTCac ATGCAGACTTTGCTCCGTCTTTTGTCACCGATCGCCCAGAACCATCCATAGATGTAGTAGCTGCACCTGGCCCATCAGGACTGCAACAAAGTGCTAACGAAACTGTTCTAGACACCACCCCGGATGCCTTTCAAGAAAGCTCCAATCAAGATGCTCAAACTTCTGGCACTGAATTTACAGCTCGCAATGACGATCCTCAGCCAGGTACGTCTAAAGATCCCCCCTTCACACCAGAAATCATCAGACCGTTACCCAAAGCTCCACCCCGGACCATGGCAAGAAACAAACGGAGAGTCAGGAAAAGCGCCATTCTTACCGATACCCCAGAAAAGAATGCAATAGCCGAAGAACAGGCCAACAAGAAACAAAGGATTGAAAAGGTTACAACAAGCAAGAAAGGGAAAGGAAAAGGAAAACAAACTAAAGCAAAAACAAAAGCCGGAAAAAATACTGCAAAAAGAAGAGTTCTGCAAGAGGAAAATGAAGAAGACGACGACGAGTGCTATTGCCTTATTTGTTGTGACTCTTATTCGAACTCCCAACCAGGAGAACAATGGATTCAATGCAGTATATGTAAGAAGTGGTCACACTCAAAGTGCGTGCATGACGAAAATTGTGTAACTTATACTTGCCCAAATTGCTTTTCAGACTACTCTGACTCTGACTGA